From one Streptomyces sp. NBC_01478 genomic stretch:
- a CDS encoding chitosanase encodes MKRAGVLMLAAVPVAIAATAYGFSPTTHTAARPAQPSAATQRRAPEGLAAPAMKNLAQKLVASAENSTLDWRSAYGYVQDIGDGQGYTAGIIGFCTGTHDLLVLVERYTAAHPGNGLARYLPALRKVDGTDSHQGLDPGFPAAWRAEARVPAFQAAQDAERDRIYFDPAVGTAKRDGLGPLGQFIYYDAMVFHGPGTDGFYGIRERATQRAEPPAQGGSEEAYLNAFLDVRRATMRAKHPGIDTSRIDTAQRKFLEEGNLDLRTPLVWKVYGETYKVP; translated from the coding sequence ATGAAACGCGCCGGCGTCCTGATGCTCGCCGCCGTACCCGTCGCCATCGCCGCGACGGCCTACGGCTTCTCACCCACCACCCACACCGCCGCGCGGCCCGCGCAGCCGTCCGCCGCGACGCAGCGGAGAGCACCCGAGGGTCTGGCCGCGCCGGCCATGAAGAACCTCGCGCAGAAGCTGGTGGCCAGCGCCGAGAACTCGACCCTCGACTGGCGCAGCGCGTACGGATATGTGCAGGACATCGGCGACGGCCAGGGCTACACCGCGGGCATCATCGGTTTCTGCACCGGCACCCACGACCTGCTCGTCCTGGTCGAGCGCTACACCGCCGCCCACCCCGGCAACGGCCTCGCCCGCTATCTCCCCGCCCTGCGCAAGGTCGACGGCACGGACTCCCACCAGGGCCTGGACCCCGGCTTCCCGGCCGCCTGGCGCGCCGAGGCGAGGGTGCCCGCCTTCCAGGCGGCGCAGGACGCGGAACGCGACCGCATCTACTTCGACCCGGCGGTCGGCACCGCCAAGCGCGACGGCCTGGGCCCGCTGGGGCAGTTCATCTACTACGACGCGATGGTCTTCCACGGCCCGGGCACGGACGGCTTCTACGGCATCCGGGAGCGCGCGACGCAGCGGGCCGAGCCTCCGGCCCAAGGCGGCTCCGAGGAGGCCTACCTGAACGCCTTCCTCGACGTCCGGCGCGCCACGATGCGGGCCAAGCATCCCGGGATCGACACCTCCCGCATCGACACGGCCCAGCGGAAGTTCCTGGAGGAGGGGAACCTGGACCTGCGGACGCCGTTGGTGTGGAAGGTGTACGGGGAGACGTACAAGGTGCCCTGA
- a CDS encoding HutD/Ves family protein — MIRALPASARTPVPWKNGGGVTREIAAWPEGAGMDDFAWRVSLAEVAADGPFSAFPDVDRTLTLVEGAGMDLTVGGARHLVDTRYVPRDFRGDVPTDCRLLDGPVVNLNVMWRRGAGATTPTVAVVRGRLRVGAGALVVALDGTADVAGVTLQPYDAVQLGGAEAPLHTHGRSAVIGFDGPVLAADAPLA; from the coding sequence GTGATCCGCGCCCTGCCCGCCTCGGCCCGAACTCCCGTGCCCTGGAAGAACGGTGGCGGTGTGACGCGGGAGATCGCCGCCTGGCCCGAGGGCGCGGGCATGGACGACTTCGCGTGGCGGGTGAGCCTCGCCGAGGTCGCGGCGGACGGGCCGTTCTCGGCCTTTCCCGACGTCGACCGGACCCTCACCCTCGTCGAGGGCGCGGGCATGGACCTCACCGTCGGCGGCGCCCGGCACCTCGTCGACACCCGTTACGTCCCACGGGACTTCAGAGGCGACGTACCGACCGACTGCCGGCTGCTGGACGGCCCCGTCGTCAACCTCAACGTGATGTGGCGCAGGGGAGCCGGCGCCACGACCCCCACGGTGGCCGTCGTGCGCGGGCGGCTGCGGGTCGGTGCCGGCGCCCTGGTGGTGGCGCTGGACGGGACCGCCGACGTGGCCGGAGTGACCCTCCAGCCTTACGACGCCGTCCAGTTGGGCGGTGCGGAGGCGCCGCTGCACACGCACGGCCGTAGCGCCGTGATCGGTTTCGATGGGCCGGTTCTGGCCGCTGACGCACCGTTGGCTTAG
- a CDS encoding glutamate synthase subunit beta produces MADPKGFLNHGREVAKSRPVDVRLKDWNEVYVPGSLLPIIGKQAGRCMDCGIPFCHNGCPLGNLIPEWNDYAYRGDWTAASERLHATNNFPEFTGRLCPAPCESACVLGINQPPVTIKNVEVSIIDKAWETGDVAPQAPERLSGKTVAVVGSGPAGLAAAQQLTRAGHTVAVYERADRIGGLLRYGIPEFKMEKRHINRRIEQMRAEGTRFRTGIEIGRDLKATDLRKRYDAVVIAAGSTTARDLPVPGRELTGVYQAMEYLPLSNKVQEGDYVTAPISAEGKHVVVIGGGDTGADCVGTAHRQGAASVTQLEIMPRPGDERNAVAQPWPTFPMLYKVTSAHEEGGERVYSVNTTHFEGDEDGNVQWLHLVEVEFVEGKLTQKPGTERRIPAQLVTLAMGFTGPDRENGLVEQFALDLDERGNIARDADFQTNVPGVFVAGDAGRGQSLIVWAIAEGRSAARGVDRFLTGASELPAPIRPTDRALMV; encoded by the coding sequence ATGGCTGACCCGAAGGGCTTCCTGAACCACGGGCGCGAGGTCGCCAAGTCCCGTCCCGTGGACGTCCGTCTGAAGGACTGGAACGAGGTCTACGTCCCCGGTTCGCTGCTGCCGATCATCGGCAAGCAGGCCGGCCGGTGCATGGACTGCGGCATCCCGTTCTGCCACAACGGCTGTCCGCTGGGGAACCTGATCCCGGAGTGGAACGACTACGCCTACCGCGGGGACTGGACCGCCGCGTCCGAGCGCCTGCACGCGACGAACAACTTCCCCGAGTTCACCGGGCGGTTGTGCCCGGCTCCCTGCGAGTCGGCGTGTGTGCTCGGCATCAACCAGCCGCCGGTCACCATCAAGAACGTCGAGGTCTCCATCATCGACAAGGCCTGGGAGACGGGCGACGTCGCCCCGCAGGCCCCGGAGCGCCTCTCCGGCAAGACCGTCGCGGTCGTCGGCTCGGGCCCGGCGGGCCTCGCCGCCGCCCAGCAGCTCACCCGGGCGGGCCACACCGTCGCCGTCTACGAGCGCGCGGACCGCATCGGGGGCCTTCTCCGGTACGGCATCCCCGAGTTCAAGATGGAGAAGCGGCACATCAACCGCCGTATCGAGCAGATGCGCGCGGAGGGCACCCGCTTCCGCACCGGCATCGAGATCGGCCGCGACCTCAAGGCCACCGACCTGCGCAAGCGCTACGACGCGGTCGTCATCGCCGCCGGCTCCACCACCGCGCGCGATCTCCCTGTCCCCGGACGGGAGTTGACCGGCGTCTACCAGGCGATGGAGTACCTGCCCCTCTCGAACAAGGTCCAGGAAGGCGACTACGTCACCGCCCCGATCTCGGCCGAGGGCAAGCACGTCGTCGTGATCGGCGGCGGCGACACCGGCGCGGACTGCGTCGGTACGGCGCACCGCCAAGGGGCCGCCTCCGTCACGCAGTTGGAGATCATGCCCCGCCCGGGCGACGAGCGGAACGCGGTCGCGCAGCCCTGGCCGACCTTCCCGATGCTCTACAAGGTGACGAGTGCGCACGAGGAGGGCGGTGAGCGGGTCTACTCCGTCAACACCACCCACTTCGAGGGCGACGAGGACGGCAACGTCCAGTGGCTGCACCTCGTCGAGGTCGAGTTCGTCGAGGGCAAGCTGACCCAGAAGCCGGGCACCGAGCGCCGGATCCCGGCCCAACTGGTCACGCTGGCCATGGGGTTCACCGGCCCGGACCGCGAGAACGGCCTGGTCGAGCAGTTCGCCCTGGACCTCGACGAGCGCGGCAACATCGCCCGCGACGCCGACTTCCAGACCAACGTCCCCGGCGTCTTCGTCGCCGGTGACGCGGGCCGCGGCCAGTCCCTCATCGTGTGGGCGATCGCGGAGGGCCGCTCGGCCGCCCGCGGCGTCGACCGCTTCCTCACCGGCGCCAGCGAACTCCCGGCGCCGATCCGGCCGACGGACCGTGCGTTGATGGTCTGA
- a CDS encoding vWA domain-containing protein, whose protein sequence is MAAISLSKVEETAPALVSLYKSAGVSLRKHGLDGQRAAVYLVVDYSGSMKPYYKDGSVQALADRVLGLSAHLDDDGTVPVVFFSTDVDAVTDIALDSHQGRIERVVSGLGHMGQTSYHVAMDAVIDHYLDSGAKDPAFVVFQTDGGPSNKAAAERYLCKAARLPLFWQFIGFGNARSRQFDFLRRLDELAVPQKRVIDNAGFFPAGSNPRRMSDDDLYDRMMGEFPQWLVAARDQGIVQ, encoded by the coding sequence GTGGCCGCGATCTCGCTCAGCAAGGTCGAGGAGACCGCGCCCGCGCTGGTCAGCCTGTACAAGAGCGCCGGGGTCTCGCTCCGCAAGCACGGCCTGGACGGGCAGCGGGCGGCCGTCTATCTCGTGGTCGACTACTCGGGCTCCATGAAGCCGTACTACAAGGACGGCAGCGTGCAGGCGCTCGCCGACCGGGTGTTGGGCCTGTCGGCGCACCTCGACGACGACGGGACCGTGCCGGTCGTCTTCTTCTCCACCGACGTCGACGCCGTCACGGACATCGCCCTCGACAGCCATCAGGGGCGGATCGAGCGGGTTGTGTCCGGGCTCGGGCACATGGGGCAGACCAGCTATCACGTGGCCATGGACGCCGTGATCGACCACTACCTCGACAGTGGCGCGAAGGATCCGGCCTTCGTCGTCTTTCAGACCGATGGCGGACCGAGCAACAAGGCGGCCGCGGAACGGTACTTGTGCAAGGCGGCTCGGCTTCCGCTGTTCTGGCAGTTCATCGGATTCGGCAACGCGCGGAGCAGGCAATTCGATTTCCTGCGCAGGCTGGACGAGTTGGCGGTGCCGCAGAAGCGGGTGATCGACAACGCTGGTTTCTTCCCTGCCGGTTCGAACCCCCGGAGGATGTCCGACGACGATCTGTACGACCGGATGATGGGCGAGTTCCCGCAGTGGCTCGTGGCGGCCCGGGACCAGGGGATCGTCCAGTGA